A DNA window from Trichosurus vulpecula isolate mTriVul1 chromosome 2, mTriVul1.pri, whole genome shotgun sequence contains the following coding sequences:
- the LOC118836562 gene encoding olfactory receptor 51V1-like translates to MSTFPAHNLSASTFLLTGFPGLEQFYSWIAITFSSIYAIILLGNCMILHVIRTETSLHEPMFYFLAMLAFTDLCMGLSTIHTVLGILWGFSNDISLDACIAQTYFIHGLSITESGVLLAMSFDRFIAICNPLKYTTILTNTKVIQAGLIILLRGALSIFPAIIRLKFFHYCHHHILSHSFCLHQDLLRLACSDIRFNSFYALALVICTLLLDSLLILLSYILILHTVLAIASQEERLKSFQTCISHICAVLVFYIPIIGLTMVHRFGKHLSPLVHVLMGNIYILFPPLMNPIIYSIKTKQIRIRIQRIFLLKRD, encoded by the coding sequence ATGTCGACATTTCCTGCTCACAACCTCAGTGCCTCCACTTTCCTCCTCACTGGCTTTCCAGGATTAGAACAGTTTTATTCTTGGATTgccatcactttctcctccatctaTGCTATCATCCTTTTGGGGAATTGCATGATTCTCCATGTGATCCGGACTGAGACAAGCCTACATGAGCCCATGTTCTACTTTCTAGCTATGCTGGCTTTCACTGACCTGTGCATGGGGCTGTCTACCATTCATACAGTGTTGGGGATCTTGTGGGGGTTCAGCAATGATATCAGTCTGGATGCCTGCATTGCCCAGACTTACTTCATTCATGGTCTGTCTATTACAGAGTCTGGAGTCCTTCTTGCCATGTCCTTCGATCGATTCATTGCAATCTGTAATCCTCTCAAATATACAACTATCTTGACAAATACCAAAGTCATTCAAGCTGGGTTGATTATTTTGTTGAGGGGTGCTTTGTCAATTTTTCCTGCCATCATCCGCCTGAAGTTCTTCCATTACTGCCACCACCACATCCTCTCCCACTCTTTCTGTCTACATCAGGACTTGCTCCGGCTGGCTTGTTCTGACATCCGCTTCAACAGTTTCTATGCCCTGGCTCTGGTGATCTGTACCTTGCTATTAGActccctcctcattctcctctcttACATCCTGATCCTACATACAGTCTTAGCTATTGCATCCCAGGAGGAGAGACTCAAGTCCTTCCAGACCTGTATCTCCCATATCTGTGCTGTCCTGGTATTCTATATCCCCATTATAGGTCTTACAATGGTGCATAGATTTGGAAAACACCTCTCACCCCTAGTCCATGTCTTAATGGGGAACATCTATATCCTTTTTCCACCTCTCATGAACCCTATCATCTACAGCATCAAGACCAAGCAAATTCGTATCAGGATCCAAAGAATCTTCCTCTTGAAAAGAGATTGA
- the LOC118835343 gene encoding olfactory receptor 52K2-like, producing MSFPNRTNLHPSTFILIGIPGLESAHIWISIPFCLGYMLALLGNFALLFIIKTDPSLHEPMYLFLCMVAVADLIVCTTAIPKVLSLFWFKDREIPSEACLTQIFLIHSCSTMESGFFLSMAFDRYVAICKPLRHSAIFTHTVIGSLGLAIVFHGAVLLSPHPFLLRWLPYCKTNVISHTYCEFMALIKLACAETRISRVYSLIVAFLTGGLDFILIIYSYILILNTVFQLPSKDARLKTLGTCGSHVCVILVSYTSVFFSFLTHRFGHHVAPHVHIFVANIYLLAPPMVNPIIYGVSTKRIRERILKFFSPLKA from the coding sequence ATGTCATTCCCTAACAGGACCAATCTTCATCCTTCCACTTTCATTCTCATTGGAATTCCAGGGCTAGAGAGTGCCCACATTTGGATTTCCATCCCCTTCTGCCTGGGGTACATGTTGGCTCTACTGGGAAACTTTGCCCTGCTGTTCATCATTAAGACTGACCCTAGCCTTCATGAGCCAATGTACCTCTTTCTTTGCATGGTGGCTGTGGCAGACCTGATTGTGTGCACCACGGCTATACCCAAAGTTCTCAGCCTCTTCTGGTTCAAAGACAGGGAAATTCCATCTGAAGCTTGCTTGACACAAATATTTTTGATCCACTCCTGCTCCACAATGGAATCTGGTTTCTTTCTGTCTATGGCCTTTGACCGCTACGTGGCCATATGCAAACCCCTTAGACACTCAGCAATCTTTACTCACACAGTCATTGGGAGCTTAGGGTTGGCTATTGTTTTCCATGGAGCTGTGTTACTCAGTCCTCACCCCTTTCTACTCAGATGGCTTCCCTACTGCAAGACTAATGTCATTTCTCATACCTACTGTGAGTTCATGGCCTTGATCAAACTGGCTTGTGCTGAAACCAGAATAAGTAGAGTTTATAGCCTAATTGTTGCATTCCTTACTGGAGGACTGGATTTTATATTAATCATCTATTCCTACATTCTCATTCTCAACACTGTCTTTCAGCTCCCTTCTAAGGATGCACGTCTCAAGACCCTGGGAACCTGTGGATCTCATGTCTGTGTCATATTAGTTTCTTACACCTCAGTATTCTTCTCATTCCTCACACACAGATTTGGACACCATGTTGCTCCTCATGTCCATATTTTTGTGGCTAACATCTACTTACTAGCCCCACCTATGGTAAATCCTATCATCTATGGGGTGAGTACAAAGAGAATCCGGGAGAGAATCCTCAAATTCTTTAGTCCCCTTAAGGCCTGA